A stretch of the Taeniopygia guttata chromosome 37, bTaeGut7.mat, whole genome shotgun sequence genome encodes the following:
- the LOC140681543 gene encoding uncharacterized protein, with protein MGSGMGSGMGSGMGSGIPTPLLLLVLSVLHPIIGQLREPLLIVEGPEGDGIRLRCLPAPPLPPDRLLWITGTDRDLPAAPDPRGNGGSSVLLRPGSGNAAACRALHRHGAAQSAVVIADALFPSPWPLPPLLLLPALALGLGLAAALRLRRDRRVVAQERKSQQEISEEMEELRMELEEASEKLQREQQEMETRLEQIRAQLEFRRAQSHAAALSLDERCSDPSLRIRGRSRIGADPRSRCGALAVAREGFSGGKHYWEVELGDGSAWGLGVLREEIRDSIRDSLRDSMWDPIPDPIPDSLRDPLQDSTPDPIPDPIPDPIPDPIPDSLQDDSTPDLVPDSLQDDSLRNSILDPIPDPILDSLQDSIQDPIPDSLRDPLQDDSISNSIPDPIPHPIPESLQDSIPNSIPNSIPDSLQDPLQDPIPNSVPDALRDSTPHSLQDSIPNPIPNSLRDPLQDSTPDPIPDSLRDSLQDSTPDPIPNSLKDSLQDSTLDPIPDSLQDSIPDPIPNSPRDSAPDPIPDSLRDAIPNPIPDSLRDDSFPSIPAEEAPGLEYSHGTFRLPGGILARNSGRCRVLGVLLDQERRLLRFFDAEEKQLLGSVPLKISRNLFPFFRPGPDGSGLGIRPVGV; from the exons atgggatcgggaatgggatcaggaatgggatcaggaatgggatcgggaatcCCGACCccgctgctgctcctggtgctctccGTGCTCCATCCCATAATAG GGCAGCTCCGGGAGCCGCTGCTGATCGTGGAGGGGCCGGAGGGGGACGGGATCCGTCTCCGGTGCCTCCcggcgccgccgctgccgcccgaCCGCCTCCTCTGGATCACCGGCACCGACCGGGATCTGCCGGCGGCGCCGGATCCGCGCGGGAACGGCGGCAGCTCGGTGCTGCTGCGGCCGGGCTCCGGCAACGCCGCCGCGTGCCGCGCCCTTCACCGGCACGGGGCCGCGCAGAGCGCCGTGGTCATCGCCG ACGCGCTGTTCCCGTCTCCGtggccgctgccgccgctgctgctgctgccggcgctggcgctggggctggggctggcggCCGCGCTGCGCCTGCGCC GGGATCGCCGGGTCGTGGCTCAGGAGC GgaaatcccagcaggaaatcAGCGAGG AGATGGAGGAGCTCAGGATGGAGCTGG AGGAGGCGTCCGAGAAGCTCCAGAGGG agcagcaggagatggagaCGCGGCTCG AGCAGATCCGGGCCCAGCTGG AATTCCGACGGGCTCAGAGCCACGCGG CCGCGCTGTCGCTGGACGAGCGCTGCTCGGACCCGTCCCTGCGGATCCGCGGCCGTTCCCGGATCGGCGCCGATCCCAGATCCCGGTGCGGGGCGCTGGCCGTGGCGCGGGAGGGATTTTCCGGCGGGAAGCACTACTGGGAAGTGGAGCTGGGAGACGGCAGCGCCTGGGGGCTGGGCGTGCTCCGGGAGGAGATCCGCGATTCCATCCGCGATTCCCTGCGCGATTCCATGTGGGATCCCATCCCGGATCCCATCCCCGATTCCCTGCGGGATCCCCTGCAGGATTCCAccccagatcccatcccagatcccatcccagatcccatcccGGATCCCATCCCGGATTCCCTGCAGGATGATTCCACCCCAGATCTTGTCCCAGATTCCCTGCAGGATGATTCCCTGAGGAATTCCATCCTGGATCCCATCCCGGATCCCATCCTGGATTCTCTGCAGGATTCCATTCAGGATCCCATCCCGGATTCCCTACGGGATCCCCTGCAGGATGATTCCATCTCGAATTCCATCCCGGATCCCATCCCGCATCCCATCCCAGAGTCCCTGCAGGATTCTATcccaaattccatcccaaattccatcccggattccctgcaggatcccctgcaggatcccatcccaaattccgTTCCGGATGCCCTGCGGGATTCCACCCCCCATTCCCTTCAGGATtctatcccaaatcccatcccaaattccctgcgGGATCCCCTGCAGGATTCCACCCCGGATCCCATCCCGGATTCCCTACGGGATTCCCTGCAGGATTCCACCCCGGATCCCATCCCGAATTCCCTGAAGGATTCCCTGCAGGATTCCACcctggatcccatcccagatTCCCTTCAGGATTCTATCCCGGATCCCATCCCGAATTCCCCGCGGGATTCCGCCCCGGATCCCATCCCGGATTCCCTGCGGGATgctatcccaaatcccatcccggATTCCCTGCGGGATGATTCCTTCCCCTCCATCCCGGCGGAAGAGGCTCCGGGGCTGGAGTATTCCCATGGAACGTTCCGGCTGCCGGGCGGGATTCTGGCGCGGAATTCCGGGCGCTGCCGCGTGCTCGGGGTGCTGCTGGACCAGGAGCGGCGCCTGCTCCGGTTCTTCGACGCCGAGGagaagcagctcctgggatCCGTCCCCCTGAAAATTTCCAGGAATCTTTTCCCGTTTTTCAGGCCGGGACCTGACGGGAGCGGTCTGGGGATCCGCCCTGTGGGTGTTTGA